A part of Papilio machaon chromosome 11, ilPapMach1.1, whole genome shotgun sequence genomic DNA contains:
- the LOC106710875 gene encoding probable E3 SUMO-protein ligase RNF212: MDWIHCNKCFVQLEQGIILHLTSCGHMFCNKCLENGITQNSCFVCRVPCTTMKLVPDMNSDVQDYFTDPEEIIKKSWEVLRFQKQHRRRLLSYLLQSTKKFYTARTELKRMQELCQKQHRQMKEYQKVIKHLESKLANQTKQLSPFNVPISPSNNLSPGFLQSTPTYKRTAKSTPYSQTYQSNLVTPARISRNRSISSGAHSQRSSTSNRISSTVFTPPTQESAGYINFLKHL, encoded by the exons atggattggatacattgtaataaatgtttcgTGCAGTTAGAACAAGGAATTATTTTGCACCTCACATCATGCGGTCATATGTTTTGCAACAAATGCCTGGAAAAcg gTATAACACAAAATTCTTGTTTTGTATGCCGAGTTCCATGTACTACTATGAAATTAGTTCCCGAT ATGAATTCCGATGTACAAGATTACTTCACTGATCcagaagaaattattaaaaagtcaTGGGAAGTATTGCGCTTTCAAAAACAACACAGAAGAAGGTTATTATCATACTTATTACAATcg actaaaaagttttatacgGCGCGTACGGAGCTCAAACGTATGCAAGAATTATGTCAGAAGCAACATAGACAGATGAAAGAGTACCAGAAGGTCATCAAACATTTGGAATCGAAGCTTGCAAATCAAACAA AGCAACTATCGCCATTCAACGTACCAATATCTCCGAGCAATAACCTGTCTCCTGGCTTCCTACAGTCCACACCTACATACAAGCGTACAGCAAAAAGCACACCCTATAGC CAAACTTATCAGTCGAACCTCGTGACCCCGGCGAGGATAAGTAGGAATCGATCTATTAGTAGCGGCGCACACAGTcag AGATCCAGCACTTCGAACAGGATATCATCGACGGTGTTTACTCCACCTACGCAGGAGTCGGCCGGGTACATCAATTTTTTAAAGCACCTATAa